The Xanthomonas sp. DAR 34887 genome has a segment encoding these proteins:
- a CDS encoding IS1595 family transposase, whose protein sequence is MAMNRVQFQRGMSLPQFLQHYGTEEQCVSALLRNRWPDGFVCPRCGQRAASQFQRGHQRLWQCRQCRAQTSLTAGTVLADTKLPLRLWWMAMYLLSQAKNGISALELMRHLDVCYRTAWRIKHKLMAAMAEREGQRQLAGWVQIDDAYLGGERARGSGAEQWTNKIPFIAAVETRQGRPGCVRFDWVGSFCRDAVHRWAQQALAPGTHVLSDGLTAFTAVTWAGMSHEPIVTGTGRKSVQQPALKWVNTILGNLKTALGGTHHAIAFGKYGLRYLRAHQYQVNRRFNLAAILDQLGLASMATHAIPERALRAPAEIRR, encoded by the coding sequence ATGGCGATGAATCGTGTGCAGTTCCAGCGGGGGATGTCCTTACCGCAGTTCCTGCAGCATTACGGCACTGAGGAGCAGTGCGTGTCCGCGCTGCTGCGCAACCGCTGGCCTGACGGTTTCGTCTGTCCGCGCTGTGGCCAGCGGGCGGCCAGTCAGTTCCAGCGCGGGCACCAGCGGCTGTGGCAATGCCGGCAGTGCCGCGCCCAGACCAGCCTGACGGCGGGCACCGTGCTGGCCGACACCAAATTGCCGCTGCGTCTGTGGTGGATGGCGATGTATCTGCTGAGCCAGGCCAAGAACGGGATTTCGGCCCTGGAGCTGATGCGCCACCTGGACGTGTGCTACCGCACGGCTTGGCGCATCAAGCACAAGCTGATGGCGGCTATGGCTGAGCGGGAAGGCCAACGTCAGTTGGCCGGCTGGGTGCAGATCGACGATGCCTATCTAGGTGGGGAGCGCGCGCGCGGCAGCGGTGCCGAACAGTGGACCAACAAGATCCCGTTCATTGCCGCCGTGGAGACGCGACAAGGTCGGCCGGGATGCGTCCGGTTTGACTGGGTCGGCAGCTTCTGCCGCGATGCTGTCCATCGCTGGGCCCAGCAAGCCCTGGCGCCGGGAACCCACGTTCTCAGCGATGGGCTGACCGCCTTCACCGCCGTCACCTGGGCCGGTATGAGCCATGAGCCGATCGTGACCGGCACCGGGCGCAAATCGGTACAACAGCCCGCTCTGAAATGGGTCAACACGATCCTGGGGAATCTCAAGACCGCCCTTGGCGGCACCCACCATGCCATCGCCTTCGGCAAATACGGTCTGCGCTACCTGCGCGCGCACCAATATCAGGTCAACCGGCGCTTCAACTTGGCCGCGATCCTTGACCAACTCGGCTTGGCTTCCATGGCCACTCATGCCATCCCGGAGCGCGCTCTGCGCGCTCCGGCTGAGATTCGACGCTAA
- a CDS encoding DUF4142 domain-containing protein, with protein MTPRLNTTRLSILAALAAVALSGCGKPGDQTSRTAPATSPAPTAAPVGGESGRAPIGGDASAKAMLQVLEGNAVALSQQALSRNVSGSVADFAREVVAAHHGATAADAGKGGPGDAEKITAQAAKGKAQLQALDQEKDESAYMNAYMATMVRSYSDALAVIDAELVPAAQQEATKQELQQARKRIAEQLERAQALASARY; from the coding sequence ATGACCCCGAGGCTCAACACGACCCGGCTTTCGATTCTTGCGGCGTTGGCCGCCGTGGCGCTGAGCGGCTGCGGCAAGCCGGGCGATCAGACCTCGCGGACCGCACCGGCGACCTCGCCGGCACCGACCGCGGCTCCGGTCGGCGGCGAAAGCGGACGCGCGCCGATCGGCGGCGACGCCTCGGCCAAGGCGATGCTGCAGGTGCTGGAAGGCAATGCGGTGGCGCTGTCGCAACAGGCGCTGTCGCGCAATGTCAGCGGCAGCGTCGCCGATTTCGCTCGCGAGGTCGTCGCTGCCCACCATGGCGCCACGGCGGCGGACGCAGGCAAGGGCGGTCCCGGCGATGCGGAGAAGATCACCGCGCAGGCGGCGAAGGGCAAGGCGCAACTGCAGGCGCTGGACCAGGAGAAGGACGAGTCGGCGTACATGAACGCCTACATGGCGACGATGGTGCGCAGCTATTCCGATGCGCTGGCGGTGATCGACGCCGAACTGGTGCCGGCGGCGCAGCAGGAGGCGACCAAGCAGGAATTGCAGCAGGCGCGCAAGCGCATCGCTGAGCAGTTGGAGCGAGCACAGGCGCTGGCGTCGGCGCGCTACTGA
- a CDS encoding GntR family transcriptional regulator translates to MTLAPDTRAPRKRVALYEDVAERLRQKIYDYVLPPGEWIDEPALVAELGISRTPLRESLKLLAAEGLVQIEPGRGARVTRLTLEDLNELFPVMALLEGRCAYEAVRKVDAAGLARLETLHARMEQAADEGDLAEYYRQNYLIHESVQEFAGNPWLIRVTHDLHRILKMHRGRQLLAPGRMQQSLSEHRELMDCFRRGDAEGAERTMNRHLQSQGNALAMYVAAGGKLNVPAPLPRGREWGMGNGES, encoded by the coding sequence ATGACCCTCGCACCCGACACCCGCGCGCCGCGCAAGCGCGTGGCGCTGTACGAAGACGTGGCCGAGCGGCTGCGGCAGAAAATCTACGACTACGTGCTGCCGCCGGGCGAGTGGATCGACGAGCCGGCGCTGGTCGCCGAACTGGGCATCAGCCGCACCCCGCTGCGCGAGAGCCTGAAGCTGCTCGCGGCCGAAGGCCTGGTGCAGATCGAACCCGGCCGCGGCGCGCGCGTGACCCGGCTGACCCTGGAAGACCTCAACGAGCTGTTTCCGGTGATGGCGCTGCTGGAAGGCCGCTGCGCGTACGAGGCGGTGCGCAAGGTCGACGCCGCCGGCCTGGCGCGGCTGGAAACGCTGCACGCGCGCATGGAGCAGGCCGCCGACGAAGGCGACCTGGCCGAGTACTACCGGCAGAACTACCTGATCCACGAATCGGTGCAGGAATTCGCCGGCAATCCGTGGCTGATCCGCGTCACCCACGACCTGCACCGCATCCTCAAGATGCACCGCGGTCGCCAGCTGCTCGCGCCCGGCCGCATGCAGCAATCGCTGTCCGAACACCGCGAACTGATGGACTGCTTCCGCCGCGGCGACGCCGAAGGCGCCGAGCGCACCATGAACCGGCACCTGCAAAGCCAGGGCAACGCCCTGGCGATGTACGTGGCCGCCGGCGGCAAGTTGAATGTGCCGGCGCCGTTGCCGAGGGGCCGGGAATGGGGAATGGGGAATGGGGAATCGTGA
- a CDS encoding SLC13 family permease produces MSPQIATIIGLIVMFIVATALPVNMGAVAFALAFIIGGVWVGMDGKEVLAGFPGDLFLTLVGITYLFAIARNNGTIDLLVHWAVRAVRGKIVAIPWVMFVVTAVLTAFGALGPAAVAIIGPVALRFAKQYRINPLLMGLLVIHGAQAGGFSPISVYGGITNKVVEKAGLDVTEMAVFLTSLGFNLLMAVICFFAFGGLALLRRGQAPSLANAEYVPVGDQASHRQFAIEGHGALLSAGGGTLSTDPAALETVSLNRDRVLTLFGLLGLGIASLIYNLNVGLVSMTVAVVLALLSPKAQKGAVDGISWSTVLLISGVVTYVAVLQESGAVDYIGNGVSDIGIPLLGALLVCYVGGIVSAFASSAAVLGATIPLAVPFLLQGHLGAAGVICALAISSTVVDVSPFSTNGALVVASAAPDERDALYKRFLIYSGLVVLFGPLLAWLLLVVPGWL; encoded by the coding sequence ATGAGTCCACAAATCGCGACGATCATCGGTTTGATCGTCATGTTCATCGTGGCCACGGCGTTGCCGGTCAACATGGGCGCAGTCGCGTTCGCGTTGGCCTTCATCATCGGTGGCGTCTGGGTCGGCATGGACGGGAAGGAGGTCCTGGCCGGGTTTCCCGGCGACCTGTTCCTGACCCTGGTCGGCATCACCTATCTGTTCGCGATCGCACGCAACAACGGCACCATCGATCTGCTGGTGCATTGGGCGGTGCGCGCGGTCCGCGGCAAGATCGTGGCGATCCCGTGGGTGATGTTCGTGGTCACCGCGGTACTGACCGCGTTCGGCGCGCTGGGTCCGGCGGCGGTGGCGATCATCGGCCCGGTCGCGCTGCGCTTCGCCAAGCAGTACCGGATCAATCCGTTGCTGATGGGCCTGCTGGTGATCCACGGCGCGCAGGCCGGCGGCTTCTCGCCGATCAGCGTGTACGGCGGCATCACCAACAAGGTGGTGGAGAAGGCCGGGCTGGACGTGACCGAGATGGCGGTGTTCCTGACCAGCCTCGGCTTCAATCTGCTGATGGCGGTGATCTGCTTCTTCGCCTTCGGTGGTCTGGCCTTGCTGCGGCGCGGACAGGCGCCGTCGCTGGCCAACGCCGAGTACGTGCCGGTGGGCGATCAGGCCTCGCACCGCCAGTTCGCGATCGAAGGCCATGGCGCCTTGCTGTCGGCCGGCGGCGGCACCTTGTCCACCGATCCGGCGGCGCTGGAGACGGTGAGCCTGAACCGCGATCGCGTGCTGACCCTGTTCGGCCTGCTCGGTCTGGGCATCGCCTCGTTGATCTACAACCTCAACGTCGGCCTGGTCTCGATGACCGTGGCGGTGGTGCTGGCGCTGTTGTCGCCGAAGGCGCAGAAGGGCGCGGTGGATGGCATCAGCTGGTCCACGGTGCTGCTGATCAGCGGCGTGGTCACGTATGTGGCGGTGTTGCAGGAGAGCGGGGCGGTGGACTACATCGGCAACGGCGTGTCCGACATCGGCATTCCGCTGCTCGGCGCGCTGCTGGTGTGCTACGTCGGCGGCATCGTCTCCGCGTTCGCCTCCTCGGCGGCGGTGCTGGGCGCAACCATCCCGCTGGCGGTGCCGTTCCTGCTGCAGGGCCACCTCGGCGCGGCCGGGGTGATCTGCGCCCTGGCGATCTCTTCCACCGTGGTGGACGTCAGCCCGTTCTCGACCAACGGCGCACTGGTGGTGGCCTCGGCCGCTCCGGACGAACGCGACGCGCTGTACAAGCGCTTCCTGATCTACAGCGGCCTGGTGGTGCTGTTCGGCCCGCTGCTGGCGTGGCTGCTGCTGGTGGTGCCGGGGTGGTTGTGA
- a CDS encoding acyltransferase domain-containing protein — protein sequence MSLALLCPGQGAQHPAMFDYSVGAPAAEAVLAAAAQVLGADPRALAGDDARYDNAVAQPLVCTAVLANAAALLPQLPVPALLLGYSIGELAAHAVAGGMDAATCLALAVRRAQRMDAASRNGDGLIAVQGLLRDQAETLCAQTGLHLAIVNGDDHLILGGHADALAHGERQARAQRARVTRLPVAVAAHTPLLASAAQAFAADLRAAPLAAPRTAVLAGIDGHRIGDRDDAIGALAAQLAMTLDWAGTLRQAAERGARVFLELGPGGALARIAREVLPQCQARSVEEFGSLAAAAAWVRQAEQRMQ from the coding sequence ATGAGCCTGGCGCTGCTGTGCCCGGGGCAGGGCGCGCAACATCCGGCGATGTTCGACTACAGCGTCGGCGCGCCTGCGGCCGAGGCGGTATTGGCGGCGGCGGCGCAGGTGCTCGGCGCCGACCCGCGCGCGCTGGCCGGCGACGACGCGCGCTACGACAACGCAGTCGCGCAGCCGCTGGTCTGCACTGCGGTGCTGGCCAATGCGGCGGCGCTGCTGCCGCAACTGCCGGTGCCGGCGTTGCTGCTCGGCTACAGCATCGGCGAACTGGCCGCGCATGCAGTGGCCGGCGGCATGGACGCAGCCACCTGTCTGGCGCTGGCGGTGCGGCGCGCACAGCGCATGGATGCGGCCAGCCGCAATGGCGACGGCCTGATCGCGGTGCAGGGTTTGCTGCGCGACCAGGCCGAGACGCTGTGCGCGCAGACCGGCCTGCACCTGGCCATCGTCAACGGCGACGACCATCTGATTCTTGGCGGCCATGCCGATGCGTTGGCGCATGGCGAGCGGCAGGCGCGTGCGCAGCGCGCGCGGGTCACGCGGTTGCCGGTGGCGGTGGCCGCGCACACGCCGCTGCTGGCGAGCGCGGCGCAGGCGTTCGCCGCCGATCTGCGCGCGGCGCCGCTGGCGGCGCCGCGCACTGCGGTGCTGGCCGGCATCGACGGACACCGTATCGGCGACCGCGACGACGCCATCGGTGCCTTGGCGGCGCAGCTGGCGATGACGCTGGATTGGGCCGGAACGCTGCGCCAGGCCGCCGAACGCGGCGCGCGCGTGTTCCTGGAACTGGGACCGGGCGGTGCGCTGGCGCGCATCGCGCGCGAGGTGCTGCCGCAGTGCCAGGCGCGCTCGGTGGAGGAGTTCGGCAGCCTGGCCGCAGCGGCGGCCTGGGTGCGGCAGGCGGAGCAACGGATGCAGTGA
- the mdcB gene encoding triphosphoribosyl-dephospho-CoA synthase MdcB translates to MLPNAGATPYRLGRLAVASLHAELACAPKPGLVTPFDRGSHDDMDASTFLRSLFALRGYFVAIAAAGASDAAFPALRELGVGAERAMLRATGGVNTHRGAIFSLGLLVAAAARLRSQTHAAPDGVAVCQAVGIYWRDALLDAPLDPHSHGQRMRRLHGVAGVREQAAAGFPLLRDVALPSLRAASRAGLAQEAALAQTLLQLIAHTDDLNLLHRGGRDGLRFAQRSARAFLEAGGAAQPDWRQQLSRIGEAFVARRLSPGGSADLLACACFLQRQEGV, encoded by the coding sequence ATCCTTCCCAATGCCGGCGCCACCCCGTACCGCCTCGGCCGCCTCGCCGTCGCCAGTCTGCATGCCGAACTGGCCTGCGCGCCGAAACCCGGCCTGGTCACGCCATTCGATCGCGGCAGCCACGACGACATGGACGCGTCCACGTTCCTGCGCAGCCTGTTCGCGTTGCGCGGCTACTTCGTCGCGATCGCCGCCGCAGGCGCGAGCGATGCGGCGTTCCCCGCGCTGCGCGAACTCGGCGTCGGCGCCGAGCGCGCCATGCTGCGCGCCACCGGCGGCGTCAACACCCATCGCGGCGCGATCTTCAGCCTGGGTCTGCTGGTCGCGGCGGCGGCTCGGCTGCGCAGCCAGACGCATGCGGCGCCGGATGGCGTGGCGGTCTGCCAAGCCGTCGGCATCTACTGGCGCGATGCGCTGCTGGACGCCCCGCTGGACCCGCACAGCCACGGCCAGCGCATGCGTCGCCTGCACGGCGTGGCCGGCGTGCGCGAACAGGCGGCGGCCGGTTTCCCGCTGCTGCGCGACGTGGCGTTGCCGAGTCTGCGCGCGGCGTCGCGCGCAGGCCTGGCGCAGGAGGCGGCGCTGGCGCAGACCCTGCTGCAGCTGATCGCGCACACCGACGATCTGAATCTGTTGCACCGCGGCGGCCGCGACGGGCTGCGCTTCGCGCAACGCAGCGCGCGGGCGTTCCTTGAGGCCGGCGGCGCCGCGCAACCGGATTGGCGCCAGCAACTGTCGCGCATCGGCGAGGCCTTCGTCGCGCGCCGGCTCAGCCCGGGCGGCAGCGCCGATCTGCTCGCCTGCGCCTGCTTTCTGCAGCGCCAGGAGGGCGTATGA
- the mdcG gene encoding malonate decarboxylase holo-[acyl-carrier-protein] synthase has translation MHEPLARHDLVWLAADAPWQARTPGAQARLRDWFAAGHPAIVARGDRSDDAQLLRLGVPLPPAEGKQRLSLSAERDAVLRQRAPLTLDELCAQVQAPPQWQAPLRELQALAATHGLVPRVFGAFAWQALTGLPYVQAGSDIDLLWPLPSPMQAPALLADLARWEQRHGQRADGEVLLPDGDAVSWRELAGDSAQLLVKALRDCRLQPRAELLRAWGA, from the coding sequence ATGCATGAGCCGCTCGCCCGGCACGACCTGGTCTGGCTGGCGGCCGATGCGCCGTGGCAGGCACGCACGCCGGGGGCGCAGGCGCGCCTGCGCGACTGGTTCGCGGCCGGTCATCCGGCGATCGTCGCGCGCGGCGATCGCAGCGATGACGCGCAGCTGTTACGTCTCGGCGTGCCGCTGCCGCCGGCCGAAGGCAAGCAACGCCTGTCGCTGTCGGCCGAGCGCGATGCGGTACTGCGGCAGCGCGCGCCGCTGACGCTGGACGAGCTCTGCGCGCAGGTGCAGGCACCGCCGCAGTGGCAAGCACCGCTGCGCGAACTGCAGGCGCTGGCCGCCACGCATGGCCTGGTTCCGCGCGTCTTCGGCGCCTTCGCCTGGCAGGCGCTGACCGGCTTGCCCTATGTGCAGGCCGGCTCGGACATCGATCTGCTGTGGCCGCTGCCGTCGCCGATGCAGGCACCGGCGCTGCTCGCCGACCTGGCGCGCTGGGAACAACGCCACGGCCAGCGTGCCGATGGCGAAGTGCTGCTGCCCGACGGCGACGCGGTGAGTTGGCGTGAACTGGCCGGCGACAGCGCACAACTGCTGGTCAAGGCGCTGCGCGACTGCCGGCTGCAGCCGCGTGCCGAGCTGCTGCGGGCATGGGGGGCGTGA
- the mdcE gene encoding biotin-independent malonate decarboxylase subunit gamma has protein sequence MDLMPLLEALFPLGHRVEVRDGVIGGSASTALGEVTVIGSADKLEVGVEHALALAAAVLDSTRAHPQRPIVMLVDTAGQRPSRKDELLGINGYFGHLAQCLDLARRRGARLLTLVYGESVSGGFLAFGLMADAIYALPEAQVRVMDLRAMARVTKQPLEKLQALSKSSPVFAPGVENYVAMGAVDALWQGDLAQALIAALQAPLHGDTRAQRGVERNGRLLAAPIAAEVAAGHA, from the coding sequence ATGGACCTGATGCCTTTGCTGGAAGCGCTGTTCCCGCTCGGCCACCGGGTCGAGGTGCGCGATGGGGTGATCGGCGGCAGCGCCAGTACCGCGCTGGGCGAGGTCACCGTGATCGGCAGCGCCGACAAGCTGGAAGTGGGCGTGGAGCACGCGCTGGCGCTGGCCGCCGCGGTGCTGGACAGCACGCGCGCGCATCCGCAGCGGCCGATCGTGATGCTGGTCGATACCGCCGGACAGCGGCCGTCGCGCAAGGACGAGCTGCTCGGCATCAACGGCTATTTCGGCCATCTGGCGCAATGCCTGGACCTGGCGCGGCGGCGCGGCGCGCGGCTGCTGACGCTGGTCTATGGCGAATCCGTCAGCGGCGGCTTTCTCGCCTTCGGGCTGATGGCCGACGCGATCTACGCGCTGCCCGAGGCGCAGGTGCGGGTGATGGACCTGCGCGCGATGGCGCGGGTCACCAAGCAACCGCTGGAGAAGCTGCAGGCGCTGAGCAAGAGCTCGCCGGTGTTCGCGCCGGGCGTGGAGAACTATGTGGCGATGGGCGCGGTGGACGCGCTGTGGCAGGGCGATCTGGCGCAGGCGCTGATCGCCGCGTTGCAGGCGCCGCTGCACGGCGACACACGCGCGCAACGCGGCGTCGAGCGCAACGGCCGCCTGCTTGCTGCGCCGATCGCCGCGGAGGTCGCCGCCGGCCATGCATGA
- a CDS encoding biotin-independent malonate decarboxylase subunit beta: MSAIPNNRRPRSFYEADARARIAGLLDPGSFREFVGPRQRAMSPHLAQLDQPGAFDDGIVVGEGRLDGRTVLIAAQQGEFMGGAVGEVHGAKLTGLLQRATATRPAAVLLLPDTGGVRLHEANAGLIAISEIMRATLDTRAAGVPVLALIGSGNGCFGGMGIVSRCCTHVVMSEEGRLGLSGPEVIETVRGVEEFDSRDRALVWRVTGGKHRYLLGEAQALVADAIEEFRAAATAALAALPASADDDGLARIAAEHAALRQRLDAYGDCRDGVDIWRRQGIADPDALPLLDTAAFLAAVADRSP, encoded by the coding sequence ATGAGCGCGATCCCCAACAACCGCCGCCCGCGCAGCTTCTACGAAGCCGACGCGCGCGCGCGCATCGCCGGCCTGCTTGATCCCGGCTCGTTCCGCGAGTTCGTCGGCCCGCGCCAGCGCGCGATGAGTCCGCACCTGGCGCAGCTGGACCAGCCCGGTGCGTTCGACGACGGCATCGTCGTCGGCGAGGGCCGGCTCGACGGGCGTACGGTGCTGATCGCCGCGCAACAAGGCGAATTCATGGGAGGTGCAGTCGGCGAGGTGCACGGCGCCAAGCTCACCGGCTTGCTGCAGCGCGCCACGGCGACGAGGCCGGCGGCGGTGCTGCTGCTGCCCGACACCGGCGGCGTACGCCTGCACGAGGCCAACGCCGGGCTGATCGCGATTTCCGAAATCATGCGCGCCACCCTGGACACGCGCGCTGCCGGCGTGCCGGTGCTGGCGCTGATCGGCAGCGGCAACGGCTGCTTCGGCGGCATGGGCATCGTCAGCCGCTGCTGCACGCACGTCGTCATGTCCGAGGAAGGGCGACTGGGCCTTTCTGGTCCGGAAGTGATCGAGACCGTGCGCGGCGTGGAGGAATTCGATTCGCGCGATCGCGCCCTGGTGTGGCGCGTGACCGGCGGCAAGCACCGCTATCTGCTCGGCGAGGCGCAGGCCTTGGTCGCCGATGCCATCGAGGAGTTTCGCGCCGCGGCGACCGCCGCGCTGGCTGCGCTACCAGCGTCCGCGGACGACGACGGCCTGGCCCGCATCGCCGCCGAACACGCCGCGCTGCGCCAACGCCTGGACGCCTATGGCGACTGCCGCGACGGCGTGGACATCTGGCGCCGCCAGGGCATCGCCGATCCCGACGCGCTGCCGCTGCTGGACACCGCCGCCTTCCTTGCCGCCGTTGCCGACCGGAGCCCGTGA